Proteins co-encoded in one Littorina saxatilis isolate snail1 unplaced genomic scaffold, US_GU_Lsax_2.0 scaffold_473, whole genome shotgun sequence genomic window:
- the LOC138956757 gene encoding uncharacterized protein, producing the protein MGKKYSQSSNYSNQGRSSNAANGNTSGLYDANNCIHTVPVQQRTHWWQVDLGGTFPVYNITVWGRANYWNNPYSRLYPFTITVDGQTCVSVTSAAGNRKNSVTCSSVMYGRVVRLNVATPGRMLNLCELQILVCKEGFYGLDCSTSCDTNCDGRCNRITGHCTQNVAKGKTCRQISTYSNKGAASHAADGNTEGDFFKGSCIHTAENDPPGVNHWWEVDLGGTYPVHDITVWARDGRTSQIGTYWNDHLYPFTITVDNKTCVRMVSAPSTGRSKSVTCSSVVYGRVVRLTLERTGQTLNLCEFQVFGKLL; encoded by the exons ATGGGGAAGAAATACAGTCAGAGCAGCAATTATAGTAACCAAGGTCGGTCCAGTAACGCTGCCAATGGCAACACCAGTGGGCTCTATGACGCAAACAACTGTATCCACACAGTGCCAGTACAACAGAGAACCCACTGGTGGCAGGTGGATCTGGGCGGGACGTTCCCCGTCTACAACATCACCGTCTGGGGACGCGCCAACTATT GGAATAACCCTTACAGCCGTCTGTACCCGTTCACCATTACTGTGGACGGTCAGACCTGTGTCAGCGTGACGTCAGCAGCAGGCAACAGGAAGAACTCAGTCACGTGCTCTTCAGTGATGTACGGACGGGTGGTGCGCCTTAACGTAGCAACGCCCGGTCGGATGCTGAACCTGTGTGAATTGCAGATATTAG TATGCAAGGAGGGATTCTATGGTCTTGACTGTTCTACTTCTTGTGACACGAACTGTGACGGAAGGTGCAACAGGATTACTGGTCACTGCACAC AGAACGTGGCCAAAGGTAAGACGTGCCGTCAGATCAGCACTTACAGCAACAAAGGAGCGGCCAGTCACGCTGCCGACGGCAACACGGAAGGAGACTTTTTCAAAGGCAGCTGTATCCACACGGCCGAGAATGACCCACCCGGCGTGAATCACTGGTGGGAGGTGGACCTGGGCGGGACGTACCCTGTCCATGACATCACCGTCTGGGCACGTGATGGCAGAACTAGCCAGATCGGCACATACT GGAACGACCATCTGTACCCGTTCACCATCACAGTGGACAACAAGACCTGTGTCCGCATGGTGTCAGCACCCAGCACTGGGAGAAGCAAATCGGTGACGTGTTCTTCAGTCGTGTACGGACGGGTGGTGCGTCTCACCTTGGAAAGGACGGGCCAGACGCTGAACCTGTGTGAATTCCAAGTATTTGGTAAGCTGCTCTAA